From Gouania willdenowi chromosome 18, fGouWil2.1, whole genome shotgun sequence, one genomic window encodes:
- the senp3b gene encoding sentrin-specific protease 3b — MRDSGGSLAQNRWQGELGLTAVGQDDTGGGIPADHLIPVSGHDVSSPMHLQIGQKEKVWTGGYVAEEENGTGGIEALGDKEEVNSLDDDCIDEFEDNSWEKNEEEEEEEEDDDDEDLDDEEQEEEGWEMPEFPSPSIQPPYAQQHQHHGPQQRLEKTGDPPVGAPNSKAEAGDLFRSRLRRHVTLRGLRDFQRSRSRGSHRFRLTQHWKSWRQRARWSGSTGHRMSHRAHRYNLYSKPRRTKRSRRAPYSDTEDDSSEERGKQMRGSSLERHDHRGRREVESKPAELALTEEHTQCVTGILEESLQQYGSLIPVHVEDIVEKLQEIFRENFSQPHRKAMIQHLIQSFQRSTGSGVAKTFRVNYKRHVLTMDDLGTLYGQNWLNDQIMNMYGDLVMDSVPEKVHFFNSFFYDKLRTKGYEGVKRWTKNVDIFQKDLLLIPIHLEVHWSLISVDIPRRAITYFDSQRTLNRRCPKHIFKYLQAEAIKKDQQDFLMGWKGFFKMNVGRQNNDSDCGAFVLQYCKCLALGQPFSFGQQDMPRVRRQMYKELCHCKLTL, encoded by the exons ATGCGAGACAGTGGCGGGAGCCTGGCCCAGAACCGCTGGCAGGGAGAACTGGGTCTGACCGCTGTGGGGCAGGACGACACAGGAG GTGGGATTCCTGCAGACCACCTGATCCCTGTGTCAGGACACGACGTGTCCAGCCCCATGCACCTCCAAATTGGGCAGAAGGAGAAAGTGTGGACTGGTGGTTATGTAGCTGAGGAAGAGAATGGAACAGGCGGGATTGAGGCTTTGGGTGATAAAGAGGAGGTGAACAGTCTTGATGATGATTGTATTGATGAGTTTGAAGACAATAGTTGGGAGAaaaatgaggaggaggaggaggaggaggaggatgatgatgatgaagatctagACGATGaagaacaggaggaggaggggtgGGAAATGCCAGAGTTTCCCTCTCCTTCCATCCAGCCTCCCTACGCACAGCAGCACCAACATCATGGACCACAGCAGAGATTAGAAAAAACAGGTGACCCCCCTGTGGGGGCTCCCAACTCCAAGGCTGAAGCAGGAGACTTGTTCAGGTCCCGCCTCAGGAGGCATGTGACTCTGAGAGGGCTCAGGGACTTCCAGCGTTCACGCTCCCGTGGAAGCCATAGGTTTCGACTCACTCAGCACTGGAAGAGCTGGCGCCAACGTGCACGATGGTCTGGTTCTACTGGCCACCGGATGAGTCATAGAGCACATAGGTACAACCTGTACAGCAAGCCAAGAAGGACAAAAAGATCTCGACGAGCACCGTACTCTGACACGGAGGATGACAGTAGTGAGGAGAGAG GTAAACAGATGCGTGGCTCTTCTTTAGAAAGGCATGACCACAGAGGAAGACGGGAAGTGGAATCCAAACCTGCAGAGCTTGCACTCACAGAGGAACACACGCAGTGTGTGACTG GCATTTTGGAagagtctctgcagcagtatgGCAGTTTGATCCCAGTCCACGTGGAGGACATTGTGGAGAAGCTTCAGGAGATCTTCAGAGAGAACTTCTCACAGCCGCACAG AAAAGCTATGATCCAGCATCTAATCCAGTCCTTTCAGCGTTCGACAGGATCGGGTGTGGCCAAGACATTCAGAGTCAACTACAAACGACATGTTCTCACCATGGATGACCTGGGAACTCTGTACGGACAGAACTGGCTCAATGACCAG ataATGAACATGTATGGTGACCTGGTAATGGACTCAGTGCCAGAGAAG GTCCACTTTTTCAACAGCTTCTTTTATGACAAGCTGAGGACAAAAGGCTATGAAGGAGTCAAACGATGGACAAAGAAT GTGGACATCTTTCAGAAGGATCTGCTATTAATCCCCATTCACCTTGAAGTCCACTGGTCACTTATCAGTGTGGACATTCCTCGTCGAGCTATTACTTACTTTGACTCGCAGCGAACCCTCAACAGGCGATGCCCAAAG CACATTTTTAAGTATCTCCAAGCTGAAGCCATCAAAAAAGACCAACAGGACTTTCTAATGGGATGGAagggtttttttaaaatg AATGTAGGGCGCCAGAACAACGACAGTGACTGTGGGGCGTTTGTGCTGCAG